One segment of Cardiocondyla obscurior isolate alpha-2009 linkage group LG15, Cobs3.1, whole genome shotgun sequence DNA contains the following:
- the LOC139108514 gene encoding enoyl-CoA hydratase domain-containing protein 3, mitochondrial isoform X1: MITISKFQIKNGLAFLQVLNLTIMRSISQKKLHCYVMCTYMIHFAYVCVSWHYLICIFLNPIGLWEQRTSCGKILNCARQSDFLSGKYMARALSAEKKYVETTEKNGVRNIRLSDSPSRNSLSLEMLKTLVKEIKRDEDNKELRSIVLTSEPGKVFSAGHNLKELTAANAKLHRDVFEICSELMSAISQSPVPVIAAVDGLAAAAGCQLVAACDIAVCTERSSFSTPGANLGIFCSTPGIPLVRNVLRKSAMYMLFTGFPISSREAYECGLVSKVVANDKLDEEVRRITDSINVKSRAVVHIGKIFLHKQMGLDVATAYVHGTETMVNNLKMRDAQEGINSFLAKRKPNWSHEDN, encoded by the exons atgataaCTATCTCCAAGTTCCAGATCAAAAATGGTCTCGCTTTTCTCCAGGTACTTAATCTTACAATCATGCGCTCAATTTCCCAAAAAAAACTACATTGTTATGTAATGTGCACATACATGATACACTTTGCATATGTATGCGTATCGTGGCATTATCTCATATGTATTTTCTTGAATCCGATAGGCTTGTGGGAACAAAGAACGAGTTGCGGGAAGATTTTAAACTGCGCACGGCAATCCGACTTTTTatca GGAAAATATATGGCAAGGGCACTGTCTGCTGAGAAAAAGTATGTGGAGACGACCGAAAAAAATGgg gtgAGAAACATTCGTTTGAGCGACTCACCTTCTCGCAATTCTTTATCGCTAGAAATGCTGAAGACTCTggtgaaagaaattaaaagggaCGAAGACAATAAGGAGCTCCGATCGATCGTGCTGACGTCCGAGCCGGGAAAAGTATTCTCCGCCGGACACAACCTGAAGGAACTG ACGGCTGCAAATGCGAAGCTGCACAGAGACGTGTTCGAGATCTGCTCAGAGTTGATGTCTGCTATCAGTCAAAGTCCAGTGCCGGTGATTGCAGCGGTGGATGGTTTGGCAGCTGCAGCTGGGTGCCAATTGGTCGCAGCCTGCGATATCGCGGTGTGCACGGAAAGAAGCTCGTTCTCCACTCCGGG AGCGAATCTTGGGATATTTTGCTCGACGCCAGGTATACCGTTGGTGCGTAATGTGCTAAGGAAGAGCGCAATGTACATGCTTTTTACCGGCTTTCCGATTTCCAGCAGAGAGGCTTATGAATGCGGCCTCGTGAGCAAAGTCGTGGCGAACGACAAGCTCG ACGAAGAAGTTCGCCGCATTACAGACTCGATTAACGTGAAGAGCCGCGCGGTCGTACATATCGGTAAAATATTCCTGCATAAACAAATGGGTCTTGACGTAGCCACGGCATATGTTCACGGCACCGAAACAATGgtgaacaatttaaaaatgagAGACGCACAAGAGGGAATAAACAGCTTCTTGGCGAAGAGAAAGCCGAATTGGTCGCACGAGGATAACTAA
- the LOC139108514 gene encoding enoyl-CoA hydratase domain-containing protein 3, mitochondrial isoform X3 — MARALSAEKKYVETTEKNGVRNIRLSDSPSRNSLSLEMLKTLVKEIKRDEDNKELRSIVLTSEPGKVFSAGHNLKELTAANAKLHRDVFEICSELMSAISQSPVPVIAAVDGLAAAAGCQLVAACDIAVCTERSSFSTPGANLGIFCSTPGIPLVRNVLRKSAMYMLFTGFPISSREAYECGLVSKVVANDKLDEEVRRITDSINVKSRAVVHIGKIFLHKQMGLDVATAYVHGTETMVNNLKMRDAQEGINSFLAKRKPNWSHEDN, encoded by the exons ATGGCAAGGGCACTGTCTGCTGAGAAAAAGTATGTGGAGACGACCGAAAAAAATGgg gtgAGAAACATTCGTTTGAGCGACTCACCTTCTCGCAATTCTTTATCGCTAGAAATGCTGAAGACTCTggtgaaagaaattaaaagggaCGAAGACAATAAGGAGCTCCGATCGATCGTGCTGACGTCCGAGCCGGGAAAAGTATTCTCCGCCGGACACAACCTGAAGGAACTG ACGGCTGCAAATGCGAAGCTGCACAGAGACGTGTTCGAGATCTGCTCAGAGTTGATGTCTGCTATCAGTCAAAGTCCAGTGCCGGTGATTGCAGCGGTGGATGGTTTGGCAGCTGCAGCTGGGTGCCAATTGGTCGCAGCCTGCGATATCGCGGTGTGCACGGAAAGAAGCTCGTTCTCCACTCCGGG AGCGAATCTTGGGATATTTTGCTCGACGCCAGGTATACCGTTGGTGCGTAATGTGCTAAGGAAGAGCGCAATGTACATGCTTTTTACCGGCTTTCCGATTTCCAGCAGAGAGGCTTATGAATGCGGCCTCGTGAGCAAAGTCGTGGCGAACGACAAGCTCG ACGAAGAAGTTCGCCGCATTACAGACTCGATTAACGTGAAGAGCCGCGCGGTCGTACATATCGGTAAAATATTCCTGCATAAACAAATGGGTCTTGACGTAGCCACGGCATATGTTCACGGCACCGAAACAATGgtgaacaatttaaaaatgagAGACGCACAAGAGGGAATAAACAGCTTCTTGGCGAAGAGAAAGCCGAATTGGTCGCACGAGGATAACTAA
- the LOC139108514 gene encoding enoyl-CoA hydratase domain-containing protein 3, mitochondrial isoform X2: MITISKFQIKNGLAFLQGKYMARALSAEKKYVETTEKNGVRNIRLSDSPSRNSLSLEMLKTLVKEIKRDEDNKELRSIVLTSEPGKVFSAGHNLKELTAANAKLHRDVFEICSELMSAISQSPVPVIAAVDGLAAAAGCQLVAACDIAVCTERSSFSTPGANLGIFCSTPGIPLVRNVLRKSAMYMLFTGFPISSREAYECGLVSKVVANDKLDEEVRRITDSINVKSRAVVHIGKIFLHKQMGLDVATAYVHGTETMVNNLKMRDAQEGINSFLAKRKPNWSHEDN, from the exons atgataaCTATCTCCAAGTTCCAGATCAAAAATGGTCTCGCTTTTCTCCAG GGAAAATATATGGCAAGGGCACTGTCTGCTGAGAAAAAGTATGTGGAGACGACCGAAAAAAATGgg gtgAGAAACATTCGTTTGAGCGACTCACCTTCTCGCAATTCTTTATCGCTAGAAATGCTGAAGACTCTggtgaaagaaattaaaagggaCGAAGACAATAAGGAGCTCCGATCGATCGTGCTGACGTCCGAGCCGGGAAAAGTATTCTCCGCCGGACACAACCTGAAGGAACTG ACGGCTGCAAATGCGAAGCTGCACAGAGACGTGTTCGAGATCTGCTCAGAGTTGATGTCTGCTATCAGTCAAAGTCCAGTGCCGGTGATTGCAGCGGTGGATGGTTTGGCAGCTGCAGCTGGGTGCCAATTGGTCGCAGCCTGCGATATCGCGGTGTGCACGGAAAGAAGCTCGTTCTCCACTCCGGG AGCGAATCTTGGGATATTTTGCTCGACGCCAGGTATACCGTTGGTGCGTAATGTGCTAAGGAAGAGCGCAATGTACATGCTTTTTACCGGCTTTCCGATTTCCAGCAGAGAGGCTTATGAATGCGGCCTCGTGAGCAAAGTCGTGGCGAACGACAAGCTCG ACGAAGAAGTTCGCCGCATTACAGACTCGATTAACGTGAAGAGCCGCGCGGTCGTACATATCGGTAAAATATTCCTGCATAAACAAATGGGTCTTGACGTAGCCACGGCATATGTTCACGGCACCGAAACAATGgtgaacaatttaaaaatgagAGACGCACAAGAGGGAATAAACAGCTTCTTGGCGAAGAGAAAGCCGAATTGGTCGCACGAGGATAACTAA
- the LOC139108514 gene encoding enoyl-CoA hydratase domain-containing protein 3, mitochondrial isoform X4: MVSLFSRENIWQGHCLLRKKMLKTLVKEIKRDEDNKELRSIVLTSEPGKVFSAGHNLKELTAANAKLHRDVFEICSELMSAISQSPVPVIAAVDGLAAAAGCQLVAACDIAVCTERSSFSTPGANLGIFCSTPGIPLVRNVLRKSAMYMLFTGFPISSREAYECGLVSKVVANDKLDEEVRRITDSINVKSRAVVHIGKIFLHKQMGLDVATAYVHGTETMVNNLKMRDAQEGINSFLAKRKPNWSHEDN, from the exons ATGGTCTCGCTTTTCTCCAG GGAAAATATATGGCAAGGGCACTGTCTGCTGAGAAAAA AAATGCTGAAGACTCTggtgaaagaaattaaaagggaCGAAGACAATAAGGAGCTCCGATCGATCGTGCTGACGTCCGAGCCGGGAAAAGTATTCTCCGCCGGACACAACCTGAAGGAACTG ACGGCTGCAAATGCGAAGCTGCACAGAGACGTGTTCGAGATCTGCTCAGAGTTGATGTCTGCTATCAGTCAAAGTCCAGTGCCGGTGATTGCAGCGGTGGATGGTTTGGCAGCTGCAGCTGGGTGCCAATTGGTCGCAGCCTGCGATATCGCGGTGTGCACGGAAAGAAGCTCGTTCTCCACTCCGGG AGCGAATCTTGGGATATTTTGCTCGACGCCAGGTATACCGTTGGTGCGTAATGTGCTAAGGAAGAGCGCAATGTACATGCTTTTTACCGGCTTTCCGATTTCCAGCAGAGAGGCTTATGAATGCGGCCTCGTGAGCAAAGTCGTGGCGAACGACAAGCTCG ACGAAGAAGTTCGCCGCATTACAGACTCGATTAACGTGAAGAGCCGCGCGGTCGTACATATCGGTAAAATATTCCTGCATAAACAAATGGGTCTTGACGTAGCCACGGCATATGTTCACGGCACCGAAACAATGgtgaacaatttaaaaatgagAGACGCACAAGAGGGAATAAACAGCTTCTTGGCGAAGAGAAAGCCGAATTGGTCGCACGAGGATAACTAA